In Thunnus thynnus chromosome 11, fThuThy2.1, whole genome shotgun sequence, the following proteins share a genomic window:
- the klhl41a gene encoding kelch-like protein 41a produces MDPQGLREDLRLFQSTLLQDGLKELLNENKLIDCILKVGDRSIPCHQLILAACSPYFRELYFSEEGEEVGKRDVVLENLDPDIMEAIVNYMYSAEIDINDNNVQDILTVANRFQIPSVFTVCVNYLQKRLTKKNCLAVYRLGLMLNCHRLAVAARDYIADRFETVSKDEDFLGLAPHELFAIIGADALNVEKEELVFETLMRWIRKDKEKRAKSLEEAFECIRFRLLPEKYFKEKVEKDDLIKANPEILKIIKVIKEAFAGKLPEKKKGQEGEEGEEGKLPGYLNDNRRYGMYVKDMVLMINDTAAVAYDDAENECFLAAMAEQIPRNHVSLVSKKNNLYVLGGLFVDEEDNETPLQCYFYQLDSLAAEWIALPPMPSPRCLFAMGEFDNLIFAVAGKDLQSNESHDTVMCYDTEKMKWTETKKLPMKIHGHCVVSQNGVVYCIGGKSDDNKATNKMFAYNHKRSEWKEVASMKTPRAMFGAVIHKGKIIVAGGVNEEGLIASCEAYDFGTNKWSPFTDFPQERSSVNLVSCGGELFTVGGFAIVENEDKECAPSEIIDIWQYEDDKKQWTGMIKEMRYAAGASCVSMRLNAAKMPKL; encoded by the exons ATGGATCCCCAAGGCTTGAGGGAAGATCTCCGTCTGTTTCAGAGCACTTTGCTCCAGGATGGACTGAAAGAGCTTCTGAATGAGAACAAGTTGATCGACTGCATCTTAAAGGTTGGAGACAGGAGCATCCCCTGCCACCAGCTCATTCTGGCAGCATGTAGTCCATATTTCCGGGAGCTTTACTTCTCCGAGGAAGGGGAGGAAGTGGGCAAAAGGGACGTTGTTCTGGAGAATCTGGACCCTGATATAATGGAGGCGATTGTGAATTATATGTACTCGGCAGAGATTGACATCAACGACAACAATGTGCAGGACATTTTGACTGTTGCCAACCGCTTCCAGATCCCCTCTGTGTTCACAGTTTGTGTGAATTATCTCCAGAAGAGGCTGACCAAGAAAAATTGCCTTGCCGTCTATAGACTGGGACTGATGCTGAACTGCCACAGACTGGCAGTAGCAGCTCGAGACTACATTGCAGATCGGTTTGAGACCGTGTCCAAGGATGAGGATTTCTTAGGGCTTGCTCCACATGAACTCTTTGCTATTATTGGAGCAGACGCATTGAATGTAGAAAAAGAAGAGTTGGTGTTTGAGACGCTCATGAGATGGATCcggaaagacaaagagaagcgCGCAAAATCTTTAGAAGAGGCCTTCGAGTGTATTCGTTTTCGCCTCCTCCCAGAGAAGTACTTCAAGGAAAAGGTCGAGAAGGATGACCTCATCAAGGCAAATCCTGAGATTCTCAAAATAATCAAAGTCATCAAGGAAGCTTTTGCAGGGAAGCTGCCTGAGAAGAAAAAGGGACAAGAGggtgaggaaggagaggagggaaagctGCCTGGCTACTTGAATGATAACCGCAGATATGGCATGTACGTCAAAGACATGGTGCTGATGATCAATGACACGGCTGCTGTGGCCTACGATGACGCAGAGAATGAATGTTTTCTTGCTGCAATGGCCGAGCAGATCCCTCGAAACCATGTCAGTCTGGTGTCCAAGAAGAACAATCTCTATGTGTTAGGAGGACTGTTTGTAGACGAAGAGGATAATGAAACCCCACTGCAGTGTTACTTCTACCAG CTGGACAGTCTTGCTGCTGAATGGATTGCTCTGCCTCCTATGCCTTCGCCCAGGTGTCTGTTCGCTATGGGAGAATTTGACAATCTCATCTTTGCAGTAGCAGGGAAAGATTTACAGTCCAATGAGTCTCATGACACTGTTATGTGCTATGACACTGA AAAAATGAAGTGGactgaaacaaaaaagttgCCCATGAAGATCCATGGCCACTGTGTGGTCTCACAGAACGGGGTGGTCTACTGTATTGGAGGAAAATCGGATGACAA TAAAGCCACCAATAAGATGTTTGCATACAACCACAAGAGGTCAGAGTGGAAGGAGGTGGCTTCCATGAAGACACCCAGAGCGATGTTCGGGGCAGTTATCCACAAGGGGAAGATTATTGTGGCTGGAGGAGTCAATGAAGAAGGCCTCATAGCTTCCTGTGAAGCCTATGACTTTGGAACCAACAA GTGGTCACCCTTCACAGACTTTCCTCAGGAGAGGAGTTCAGTCAACCTGGTCAGTTGTGGAGGGGAGTTGTTCACTGTAGGAGGCTTCGCTATTGTGGAGAACGAGGACAAAGAGTGTGCACCCAGTGAAATCATTGACATTTGGCA GTATGAAGATGACAAGAAACAGTGGACAGGGATGATTAAAGAGATGCGTTATGCAGCTGGAGCCTCCTGTGTGTCTATGCGTCTGAATGCAGCCAAAATGCCCAAACTGTAA
- the fastkd1 gene encoding FAST kinase domain-containing protein 1, mitochondrial produces the protein MFRLRCVNSCLRRLLHGGTVNRDQVLEQLRVCSAEDNVFDVVGKNKAKLTVKHVGCAVEMLWQFQKEKPQLLRTVELIKSHPQFLTLRVLAENKIALMDDCMLVDMLYSFLRLNVDHHDSLVQQLVSEAWLRIDRFPLSSLSKFAICLSDQQLQHSPLMGHIASIVDQKLSSIDDARILTTFMISISSLVSPRLRDALISRAEHLLDTMDPSHYNNPRRVVQFLRHLKYSHRPLLEKCNQILLSNIPGLDAENISMIMGLYQSLQYNNCDFRLAVKQRLTELIDSSTEPFSFTKLFVALAPMASQEIREGLENTALLLADELNAQQALAVAEALEEIQSRNLSLMNKIASVIQRNLHVYKPVEVARITQALFLLQYQNPELFTKLRNTLVNFLQCSVFPYEVTMLTRVLSMLPCPRLEESVISRVDAVVTQCSLNDLNTISFAVAKWVRNDPSYRHNTPSKYVRLLQTLNRCGHERLQTADRLDFVLEELRFISGEWFDEMLLDETMVTLQRMMDQINWTNVPDLALFLTRINHLCPPLMERIASVAIEDIDKIHHSATYATLLPFSVLNYDPVRADELYDVCIRRFTPHISSFDPHLLVLLAYTLAVADCFPEELVREIFSIDFLGKLDAQLETLPDALNMRTRLRLMELNRAVCLECPEFQVPWFHERYCQQLQKKGNVSISPVQQQIHKMLGEVLDGINCVRVAVVTPYFYTVDFECILDKNLQPLPYSEPSTLQISDKGKVHWGTNLLENISDELPPGAQRVAVDFLDSKSFCKHSHHMKGEGLMRKRHLEILGYRVIQIPHFEWNSMELSTLDAWKKYLKKKIYGELSS, from the exons ATGTTTCGTCTCCGGTGTGTGAACTCCTGCCTTCGAAGGCTCCTCCATGGGGGGACGGTGAACCGAGACCAGGTTCTGGAGCAGTTGAGGGTTTGCTCAGCTGAAGACAATGTGTTTGATGTGGTGGGCAAGAACAAGGCCAAGCTGACGGTGAAGCATGTGGGCTGTGCCGTGGAGATGCTGTGGCAGTTTCAGAAAGAGAAACCACAATTGTTGAGGACAGTTGAGCTCATCAAGAGTCACCCACAGTTCCTGACCCTCCGGGTTTTGGCGGAGAACAAAATCGCTCTCATGGATGATTGTATGTTGGTGGACATGCTTTACAGTTTCCTCAG GCTGAATGTGGATCACCACGACTCTCTTGTTCAGCAGTTGGTTTCAGAGGCTTGGCTAAGAATAGACCG ATTTCCATTGTCATCCCTATCCAAGTTTGCCATTTGTCTAAGTGATCAGCAACTTCAACACAGTCCTCTGATGGGTCACATCGCCAGTATTGTGGATCAGAAGTTGTCATCTATTGATGATGCCAG GATCCTAACTACATTCATGATTAGCATTTCATCCCTGGTGTCTCCTCGTCTACGAGATGCCCTCATAAGCAGGGCAGAGCATCTCCTGGACACCATGGATCCTTCACATTACAACAACCCTCGGAGAGTGGTGCAGTTCCTGCGTCATCTCAAGTACAGCCACCGTCCTCTGCTGGAGAAGTGCAACCAGATCCTCTTGTCCAACATTCCCGGGCTGGATGCGGAGAACATCAGCATGATCATGGGGCTGTATCAGTCCCTGCAGTACAACAACTGTGACTTCAGGCTTGCTGTTAAACAAAGGCTGACAGAACTGATTGATTCAAGCACTGAACCTTTCTCCTTCACTAAGCTGTTTGTCGCTCTGGCTCCTATGGCCAGTCAAGAGATCAGAGAAGG GTTGGAGAACACTGCCCTCCTGTTGGCGGATGAGTTAAATGCACAGCAGGCCCTGGCTGTAGCTGAAGCACTGGAAGAGATTCAGAGCAGGAACCTTAGCTTGATGAACAA aATTGCATCAGTAATCCAAAGGAACCTTCACGTCTACAAGCCGGTGGAGGTGGCCAGAATCACCCAAGCCCTTTTTCTGTTGCAGTATCAGAATCCCGAACTCTTCACTAAACTAAGAAACACTTTGGTCAa TTTTTTGCAGTGCAGCGTCTTTCCCTATGAAGTGACCATGTTGACCCGTGTTCTGTCCATGCTGCCTTGCCCACGACTCGAGGAGAGCGTGATCTCGCGGGTAGATGCGGTGGTGACCCAATGCAGTCTCAATGATCTCAATACTATTTCTTTTGCTGTTGCCAAGTGGGTGCGCAACGATCCTTCCTACCGCCACAACACCCCCAGTAAGTACGTCCGTCTGCTGCAGACGCTGAACCGCTGCGGGCATGAGAGGCTgcaaacagctgacagactAGACTTTGTGCTTGAGGAGCTTAGGTTCATTTCGGGGGAGTGGTTTGATGAAATGCTGCTTGACGAGACGATGGTCACCCTGCAGAGGATGATGGAccaaataaactggacaaatgTGCCGGATTTAGCCCTCTTCTTAACCAGGATAAACCACCTCTGCCCTCCGTTGATGGAGCGTATAGCCAGCGTGGCTATTGAAGACATTGACAAG ATTCACCACTCTGCGACATATGCCACCCTGCTTCCCTTTTCTGTCCTGAATTATGATCCTGTAAGAGCAGACGAGTTGTACGATGTTTGTATACGGCGCTTCACTCCTCATATCA gCTCCTTTGACCCACATCTGCTAGTTCTCCTGGCGTACACCCTGGCAGTAGCCGACTGTTTTCCTGAAGAACTTGTCAGAGAAATATTCAGTATAGATTTTCTGGGAAAGCTGGATGCCCAACTTGAAA CCCTTCCTGATGCCCTCAACATGCGGACCCGACTGCGCCTCATGGAGCTCAATCGCGCCGTGTGTCTTGAGTGTCCTGAGTTCCAGGTCCCGTGGTTTCATGAGCGCTACTGCCAGCAATTGCAAAAGAAAG GGAATGTCTCTATCAGTCCTGTGCAGCAGCAAATCCACAAAATGCTGGGTGAAGTTCTTGATGGCATCAACTGTGTCAGAGTAGCAGTCGTGACTCCGTATTTTTACACCGTAG aCTTTGAATGCATACTGGACAAGAACCTCCAGCCGTTGCCCTACAGCGAGCCAAGCACACTACAGATCTCGGACAAAGGAAAAGTTCACTGGGGGACAAACTTGCTGGAAAACATCAGTGATGAGCTGCCGCCTGGAGCACAGCG CGTTGCTGTGGACTTCCTTGATTCAAAGTCCTTCTGCAAACATTCTCATCATATGAAAGGTGAAGGCTTGATGAGAAAAAGACACCTTGAAATTCTGGGATATCGCGTTATTCAG attccTCACTTTGAATGGAACTCTATGGAGCTTTCTACACTGGATGCTTGGAAGAAATAtctaaagaagaaaatatatgGAGAGCTTTCTTCCTGA